One window of Candidatus Mycobacterium wuenschmannii genomic DNA carries:
- a CDS encoding WXG100 family type VII secretion target: protein MAANNGPRVDLEALASSAAHITGQGEDLATAHVSSDDQLVAAQAGWVGSSATALNAKTAAWVQTSRRLVTDVGNHATDFHNDGHSFAEMERSHVQQLRALHPGAEGPVDSA, encoded by the coding sequence ATGGCAGCCAACAACGGGCCCAGGGTTGATCTGGAGGCGTTGGCGTCCTCGGCTGCGCACATCACCGGGCAGGGTGAGGACTTGGCCACGGCTCATGTGTCGTCCGACGACCAGCTGGTGGCGGCCCAAGCGGGCTGGGTGGGCAGTTCGGCCACCGCATTGAACGCCAAGACGGCGGCGTGGGTGCAGACCTCGCGGCGACTGGTCACCGATGTCGGCAATCACGCCACCGATTTCCACAACGATGGCCACAGCTTCGCCGAGATGGAGCGCAGCCACGTCCAGCAGCTGCGGGCGCTGCACCCCGGCGCTGAGGGTCCCGTCGATTCGGCCTGA
- the fadD32 gene encoding long-chain-fatty-acid--AMP ligase FadD32, with protein sequence MPVPNPFVDAKTGRITFPDNGSLVRHVERWAKMRGDRLAYRYLDFSTERDGVYIDLPWSRFSARNRAVGARLQQVTKPGDRVAILAPQGLDYLVAFYGALYAGVIAVPLFDPAEPGHTGRLHSVLGDCAPSAILTTADSADGVRKFFRQHRPAGERPRVIAVDAVPDEVADTWQPVPVEHDSIAYLQYTSGSTRAPAGVKITHRAVATNLAQLISALQCEEGQRGVMWLPLFHDMGLVTAMVPSVVGHCITIMSPTAFVRRPLRWIKELAVQPDDDGPTFSAAPNFAFEHAALRGLPKDGDPELDLSNVFALLNGSEPVSTASMRKFNEAFAPYGLPATAIKPSYGMAEATLFVSTTDMKQVAKTIYVDREELGQDRFRTVAKDAASAVAQVSSGAVAIDQWAAIVDSDAGAEQPDGHIGEIWLHGNNIGAGYWGNERDSEQTFDNRLAVRIAGSHAEGVPDDARWLRTGDYGTYFEGDLYVTGRVKDMVIIDGRNHYPQDLEYTAQETSAALRAGYVAAFSVPANQLPDAGDVDDSAEQLVIVGERTPGAHKTDIDAVIDAIRAAIAVRHGVTARDVLLVPAGAIPRTSSGKVGHAACRAAYLDGSLRGGRGPDPAASIPG encoded by the coding sequence ATGCCAGTGCCGAACCCGTTCGTGGACGCCAAGACGGGGCGGATCACGTTCCCGGACAACGGCAGTCTGGTCCGTCACGTCGAGCGGTGGGCCAAGATGCGCGGCGACCGGCTGGCATACCGCTACCTCGACTTCTCCACCGAGCGCGACGGCGTGTACATCGACCTGCCCTGGTCGCGGTTCAGCGCGCGCAACCGCGCCGTTGGTGCCCGCCTGCAACAGGTCACCAAGCCGGGCGACCGCGTCGCCATCCTCGCCCCGCAAGGCCTGGACTATCTGGTGGCGTTCTACGGCGCGCTCTACGCCGGGGTCATCGCGGTTCCGCTGTTCGATCCCGCGGAACCCGGGCACACCGGCCGCCTGCACTCGGTGCTCGGCGACTGCGCACCGTCGGCCATCCTGACGACCGCCGATTCCGCGGACGGTGTCCGCAAGTTCTTCCGTCAGCACCGGCCCGCCGGCGAGCGGCCCCGGGTCATCGCCGTCGACGCCGTCCCCGACGAAGTCGCCGACACCTGGCAACCCGTGCCGGTGGAACACGACTCCATCGCCTATCTGCAGTACACCTCCGGGTCGACCCGGGCCCCGGCCGGTGTGAAGATCACCCACCGCGCGGTGGCCACCAACCTGGCGCAGCTCATCTCCGCCCTCCAGTGCGAGGAGGGCCAGCGCGGCGTCATGTGGCTGCCGCTGTTTCACGACATGGGCCTGGTCACCGCGATGGTCCCGTCGGTCGTCGGGCACTGCATCACGATCATGAGCCCGACGGCCTTCGTGCGCCGGCCGCTGCGCTGGATCAAGGAGCTCGCGGTGCAACCGGACGACGACGGGCCGACCTTCTCCGCGGCGCCGAACTTCGCCTTCGAGCACGCCGCGCTGCGAGGCCTGCCGAAGGACGGCGACCCCGAGCTCGACCTGAGCAATGTCTTCGCGCTGCTCAACGGCAGCGAGCCGGTGTCGACCGCGTCGATGCGCAAGTTCAACGAGGCGTTCGCGCCCTACGGCCTGCCCGCCACCGCGATCAAGCCGTCCTACGGCATGGCCGAGGCGACGCTGTTCGTCTCGACCACCGACATGAAGCAGGTGGCCAAGACCATCTATGTAGACCGCGAGGAGCTGGGCCAGGACCGCTTCCGCACCGTCGCCAAAGACGCCGCCTCGGCGGTTGCCCAGGTGTCGAGCGGCGCCGTCGCGATCGACCAGTGGGCCGCCATCGTCGACTCCGACGCCGGCGCTGAGCAGCCCGACGGGCATATCGGCGAAATCTGGTTGCACGGCAACAACATTGGCGCGGGCTACTGGGGCAACGAACGCGACAGCGAACAGACCTTCGACAACCGTCTGGCAGTACGGATCGCGGGGTCGCACGCCGAGGGTGTGCCGGACGACGCCCGGTGGTTGCGCACCGGCGATTACGGCACCTACTTCGAGGGCGACCTCTACGTCACCGGTCGGGTCAAAGACATGGTGATCATCGACGGCCGCAACCACTACCCGCAGGACCTGGAGTACACCGCGCAGGAAACCAGCGCTGCGCTGCGCGCGGGCTACGTGGCTGCTTTCTCGGTGCCGGCCAACCAGCTGCCGGACGCGGGAGACGTCGACGACTCCGCCGAGCAGTTGGTGATCGTCGGCGAGCGCACCCCGGGCGCACACAAAACCGATATCGATGCGGTCATCGACGCCATCCGCGCGGCGATTGCGGTGCGCCACGGCGTGACCGCGCGCGACGTGTTGCTGGTGCCGGCGGGTGCGATACCGCGGACGTCCAGCGGCAAGGTCGGCCATGCCGCCTGCCGGGCGGCCTATCTCGACGGCAGCCTGCGCGGCGGGCGGGGACCGGATCCGGCCGCATCAATCCCTGGGTGA